From a region of the Phragmites australis chromosome 21, lpPhrAust1.1, whole genome shotgun sequence genome:
- the LOC133903953 gene encoding expansin-B4-like, whose protein sequence is MGLRSISSLAAAAAAAALVFLSLLAVGHCREAQFNASDVGVGTENFNSSDAVVYRGPWTKARATWYGQPNGAGPDDNGGACGFKHTNQYPFMSMGSCGNQPLFKDGKGCGSCYKIRCTKDPSCSGRTETVIITDMNYYPVAPYHFDLSGTAFGRLAKPGLNDKLRHSGIIDIEFTRVPCEFPGLKIGFHVEEGSSPVYFAVLVEYEDGDGDVVQVDLMESRTAHGPPKGRWTPMRESWGSIWRLDTNHRLQAPFSIRIRNESGKTLVAKEVIPANWRPNAFYRSFVQYS, encoded by the exons ATGGGCTTGCGCTCCATCTCCTccctcgccgcggcggcggcggcggcggcgctcgtgTTCCTGTCCCTCCTCGCCGTTGGCCACTGCCGCGAGGCCCAGTTCAACGCCAGCGACGTCGGCGTCGGCACGGAGAACTTCAACTCCAGCGACGCCGTCGTGTACAGGGGCCCCTGGACCAAGGCCAGGGCCACCTGGTACGGCCAGCCCAACGGCGCCGGCCCCGACGACAACG GTGGTGCCTGCGGCTTCAAGCACACCAACCAGTACCCGTTCATGTCCATGGGGTCCTGCGGCAACCAGCCATTGTTCAAGGACGGCAAGGGATGCGGCTCCTGCTACAAG ATTCGGTGCACCAAGGACCCGTCCTGCTCCGGCCGGACGGAGACGGTGATCATCACCGACATGAACTACTACCCGGTTGCCCCCTACCACTTCGACCTCAGCGGCACGGCGTTCGGCAGGCTCGCCAAGCCCGGCCTCAACGACAAGCTCCGCCACTCCGGCATCATCGACATTGAGTTCACCAG GGTGCCGTGCGAGTTCCCGGGGCTGAAGATCGGGTTCCACGTGGAGGAGGGCTCGAGCCCCGTCTACTTCGCGGTGCTGGTGGAGTAcgaggacggcgacggcgacgtggTGCAGGTGGACCTGATGGAGTCCCGGACGGCGCACGGCCCGCCCAAGGGCAGGTGGACGCCGATGCGCGAGTCCTGGGGATCCATCTGGCGGCTGGACACCAACCACCGCCTACAGGCGCCCTTCTCCATCCGCATCCGCAACGAGTCCGGCAAGACGCTCGTCGCCAAGGAAGTGATCCCGGCCAACTGGAGGCCCAACGCCTTCTACCGTTCCTTCGTTCAGTacagctga